The DNA sequence GGAGATCACTGCCCCcacagtattttaaattatgcAGTTCTAAGTTTTCCTACTGCCATTTGAACTGTGAGCCTACCTCaataattaaagacaaaaatggtAGGTTTACTAAACCTGTGGTAGGAACAGCAGTTAATGATAGAACTAAAGCCTCTGGTGTTATGATTAGTTACATACCTGCGCCTTTCTCTGTGGTCTTTCCTCAAGACCTTCCAGGAATGGAgatacatcatcatcatcataaatcGTAAACTCCAAGTCTTTACCAACAATTCCAATGGAAacattctggggggggggggggtaaaaattaaaaatcaagagaatttATGTtggaaaaatgcttttttttttttaaagattttatttatttatttgacagagagagagacagccagcgagaaagggaacacaggcagggggagtgggagaggaagaagcaggctcccagcggagaagcctgatgtggggctcgatcccaggactctgggatcatgccccgagccaaaggcagacgcttaacgactgagccacccaggcgcccctggaaaaatGCTTTTGATTAAATGTTGGGTGAAAAAAGGAGAATAAGTTTATATAGCACTTAATAAGAgtaaaaaaatacttaagtataGCAAAAACGGGAAGAAAACTAGCAGATTCTCGTAACTTGCAGATTTAAGATTCACTTTTGATAATCATCAATAATGCCAAAGGTCTATGCCACCTAGAAATTTGTAACTTGGCTCATAATGGAAATGTGCTGCAGACCAGTGTTATCGGAGCAAGCAACTTAGCTGGGAAGTAAGCCTAACTCCAAAGAAATAATCAGCTTTGTTCCTTGTGTAAGTTAAGACACGATGGTTCTTAACAAGGAAATAGAGTAAGTTTTGGGTTCTAAAATGTTGAATTTGGTGGGGTCTTGGAACTATTTTCTATAcgttaaaattaaagagaaattctTAAAATGCTCAGTGAATGCTAACCAGTGTAAAAAAGCCTCCTGTAAGATTAAAATTTTAGTGAAAGTTTGAGGCATAAGAATATACAGGCCCTCTCTCAATGATTTCACTGAATCATTTTGTATGattcagtaaaaatataaaatcagaaagcCAGATACTTGAGCAAACTCTTCCAAATTGTAAATGTCAACAGTAACTGTAaacccaaattttaaaagatagtcATCTTGGAATGATGGCATTATGGgtactttatttattctttgcgggggagggagggtggaagggagagagagaatcttaagcaggtcccacgctcagcgtggagctGGATGCAAGCTTGATctcatcgtgacctgagccaagccaaagtcaagagtcagatgcttaaccagctgagccacccaggggcccctatgcgtactttaaacaaataaaaataatttaatgtacATTCctgattttttggaaaaaaaattatttttaggataagaaaaattacttttaaaagattacaCAGGATATAAATTCTTCacatacatattaaataataattacccAATCACTATAATAAAATGGATTTACAAAATGCTGACTTGATCTCACTTTAGTTAATAATCGTTAACCACAAGGAGGCCCACAGTGGTTCCTGCATTGTACTATATGGGTTCCTAGATCATCCAACTGCCTCTTCTCCTGGACATCTTTCTAGCATTTTCCATTCTCCTTGCTccttatttcactgagaaaacagaagcaattaGAAGAGAACGTTCACAAGCTCCCACAGTATCTGTTTCCTGTATCTATGTCCCTAGATCTCTCTCTTCTTGTTAGTGTGAATGAATGATCCATTTCCTCTCTAAGGTCTACCTTTCCACCTGTATACTCTTTAAAGACATTGGTCCAGcagtttttttcatatttctcctACATAAATGTTTCCCTTTACACTGGATTATTTTTATAACCATGCACCAGACGTGCTGTAAtttctcccatcttaaaaaaccaaaacaatgaaaaacccTCACTACATTCTCTTCCAGCCagcaccccatttctctgaacctGCAAGAGAAAATCTCCAAAGAGCTGCCTCTAATTCCTCTTCGCCCATTCTCTCCTGATTCCATTCCTTTCAGGCTTTGGGCTCGCCATTCCAATGAAATTGTCAAGTCACCGGTGACGTCATTGCTAATCTAATGGTTAATTCTCATTCCACATATCATCCTCTCCTCCTTGAAATagtttctcatttgttttcaagAATGTCTCACTTTCCAAGTTTTCCTCCTACCTTTCTGGTCAtctttttcagtccttttttGCCGGTACTTACCTTCCAATCTCTAAAGGTTAGAGTGCCCCTTGCCCAGGCCTCAAACCTCTTGTAAAACTATTTGATTCCTTTAGTGGTTTCATCCAATCCAATCTCTAAATGCCATTTCTACATAAAGACTCCAAAATTTGTTAAGTCTAGCTAGACCATTCTCCACCAAACTCCAGGAGATACACATCTGATagctgcttattttttttttttaagtaagctttatgcccaacatggggcatgaactcatgacccctagatcaagagctgcatgctctactgactgagccagccacgtgccccaaTATTTGCTTATTCTATATCATCAATGGACAGTAAGCATTTCAAGTTTTATAAGTCCTAAGCTAACTGCCTGATCTTTCTCCGCAACTCCTACCCCAAGACTTGTTCCTTCCACTGTCTTGACCACTTCAGTAAACCATAAATCTCTCCTTCCTCTAATCAAGCccaaaatcttgaaaacaactttttttttttgtttctacaCCCTCACAACCAATTCACTAGCAGATGTTTTTAGCTCTAATTTTAAAACCTACCCAAAACTGAACCGCTTATCCTCATCTCCAATCCCAAAGTTCTTTTACTTCACCACAATTTCTCATCTGTGTTACCCTAACagtttcaaaactattttcaccCATGCTGCGTACTATAATCTATTTTCAGAATGGCGACCAGAATAACTCTTTTGAAACCTAAATCAAATCATGGTATTCTTCTTTTCAAACTCTAACAATCCACTCAGTAAAATCCAAAGTACCTGCAATGGTTTATACATGATTTCTCTTATCTGACTTTATtacttctcttccttttgatCATTGATCCAACATTCCTGGCCGCCTTGCCTCAAATACTAGGAATATTCTGGACTCAAGGCACTTATACTTGTATTCCTTAGAATGATCTTGCTCTAGACATCTGAATTGCTCACTCACTCACCTCCTTTAGATATTTTCCTCAAATTTCACTTTCTCAGTGAGGCCACCATTGACCACCCTATTTTAAATTTCCCTCACCACATCTCCTTCCTATACCCGGATggtccttctttctcctcttaacctattttttctgtagtatttatcattttctaataTATTATCTAATTTACTTAGGTATATTGTCTATCTCCCTGACTTGGATGTATGTTCCACGAAGGCCAAGATGTTTACCGTGTTTACTGTATTCTCAATGTCTAGTGCCtacacacagtagatgctcaatatatattatttgttaaCTGAGTTAATCACACAAAGATATTCCTACCTGCTGAAGAAACCGAAGGACATTTCACCTAAGACTCATTGTTTTAttccaaaaagaaatgtttgaaaatcatttcaaaatcagATACTTCATGAACagcttaaagagaaagaaagaatgaaccaAGGCAACCATCTCCCAAATTAAAGAACTGTTAAGTATACACTCTGCTATTATATTTACGAAATAAATGACTGACCTGTAATGTTAAAATCTCAAATTGAAAAACATGATATCTACCTTTGTAGTTAGGTCCTGTTCTGCAGGAAGTGTCTCTCGTAAGGCACGCAGACCATGTTTAACCAGTTCATTCAAATTGCCTATATAATAAATTAACAGTTATTTCTTAATTCCATCTTCATGCTAGGCTGCTCTTATTTGTCAGGTCTATAGTCTGAAATTATGGTTTCAGTCACATACTAAATATATCACAATAAAAACAGCCCAAATTTTAATGTTTAGTCATATAATCTTctaataacaataaataacatcactattattttaatgagaatacatttttgttactAAATTTGACCTTTTTTATGCTAAATTAAATGAGAATCCTGAATCACAAATGATACAGCACAAAGTTTTGTTCTGAATGTATTCTATAGAAGGTGTTTGCTTTTTATAAACAAAGTCTCCAACTCTTTCTATGTGGCCAGTattaacctgataccaaaactagacaaagatatcacaagaaaataaaactacagatcaataacCCTTATGAATACAGACacaaaaaacctcaacaaaatacaTCCAGCAACATTTATGTTTAcgtaaacatatatatataatatatatataacatatatatatatatatatatatttagtttataTTATAAATCATGAGCAAGAAGgatttattctaggaatgcaaagctggtttaacattcaaaagtCATATAATGCAATATACCACAATAGAATGAAGGGGAAACACCACATGGTCACCTCAAGAGATGTCCAAAAAGCATGTGTTAAAGTCCAAGACCCTTGCATAAAGCAAAGCACTTGAAAACCTGTCCTATGATCACATCTTACATCAACATTTTACCTTTCTTTCCCATAGCTACATTAATTTTTTACTTGTTTACAGACTACTTAATGCAGAAATGTCTGTGTGgctaaaaataagaacagaatcACAGAAAACTAAAAGTTGGTAACAGAACTTACAAGTGATAACCAGTACAatggttctcaactctggctggGGCACACTTCAGACCAACTGAACCAAGACTCTTCAAAGTCGAGgacatttgtattttcatatttgtattctgacaaagttctttttttttttttttttttttttttctttaaatttatttttttttttatttttttttaattaataatgattttttattatattatgttagtcaccatacagtacatccccggttttcgatgtaaggctcgatgattcattagttgtgtataacacccagtgcaccatgcaatatgtgccctccttactacccatcaccggtctatcccattcccccacccccctcccctctgtagcccccagtttgtttctcatagtccatagtctctcatgtttcattcccccttctgattaccccccctttctttatccctttcttcccctactgatcattctagttcttatgttccatagatgagagaaatcatatgatagttgtctttctctgcttgacttatttcactaagcattatctcctccagtgccgtccatgttctGACAAAGTTCTACTCATGATTGAAACCACTGTGATGGCTAAATGAGGTAATAACCAGTATGTataacagaaataataaacacTCCATGggcttatttaaaaacaaaacaaaataaaacaaaacaaaacaaaacaaaaagctttctgTAAGGCTGATAGTTTTCTTCATTTAGTATACTATTTATTCACAATATAAAGACTggaggggacaaaaaaaaaatcacttacacTCCATAAACCCAGACATATGTCTCTCCAAATAAGTACGAGCTGATTGAGAACGGGCTCCAATGGACATGGCTCTACAGTCAAAATAGTTGGCAGATGGACAGGTTTGGAAAATGTGAGGGCCCATATCCTAcaaatagaaaacacacacacacacatacacaaaacgtAATTTctagtcagtttttaaaaaatcattaaaatgtaataattctATGAACTTACATCATAACCAGCAATAAGGAGTCCAACACCATATGGTCTCCGTCCATATCGCTGTGTTGGTATCTGGGTCTCTTAAACTAGTTAAAGAAACTGTTCTAACAAGGAAAAAGTActatctttattttcaaattaaacacAATTAACAAAGAGCTCTGTTTTTTTTAGTGGCTGCATAATCCACcacagcaagaagaaaataaaagagcaataTTTCTTTGACCTAGTATTAAAAAATGTTAGGACTATCCACCAAACCCAAGAATGAGTGCTAGCAAAATGATCTCTTCTCACGTACAGAACCTCATCTGTTTTGGATATAAGGGGTCAAGAATTCTGAAGGACATCTAGAACCaccaataaaaactttaaatcttCTCTAAAAATGAGACTTGAATGGTTTTCCTCAAATTGGGCTTCTCTAGGTCTGGAAAAGGGCTGACGAAACAGCAACCCAATTCCTTACTTAGAACACATTTTTCCACGGCAAAATGTCCCACAAGTCTtctaaattttaaacattctgtTATTGACGAGGAACTAACCttaaagttttcaaaatcttACCTATGCTATCTATTATATTCCCAATAATTAACATAACACTTATCAAATCAATACTTATCAAATACTTATCAATACTTATCAATCAATACAAAAAGTACTTATCAATACTTATCAAAACTCTTAAGTTCACATCCATAAATGCTAACAAAAAAGGATACTGCTTCCAATTAGAGATACAAGACGAGACACAGGAAGAGGTCTGTCAAATACAAATCTGGAATCCAAACACTCCTGGCgcataaaattactaaaaaagaaacaaggaaaattagTTATTTCACATCAGTTATTTCAATCTAAATAAagtagtttcatttctttttgctttcttcacaTGGATTACATCCATATAAGGGAATCAGAAAGACATGCCACAAGGATGCATTTTTATACCAAACCCTTGGGCcatatgagttttttttttttaaaagattaaaatattcctTAGCTCTAGATAAATTTGGTCTCTGAGCACTTTAGAGAACAGAGAAGGctgagcaagagaaaaagagcaagctCTCTTTTCTTACCCCTCCCAGTGTCAGCAAGGTTGTCTTAATTCAAGGTTTTGAACCAGCAAAAAGAGTAActacttgctttttttcttgaaagctgACCGAAACCTCCCCAAGAGAGCAACTGCAAGAAATAGAACCTATACTAGGACATTGCTACATGTTCTTGCCAACGCTGCTTCTATCCGTAAGTAGCACTCTAGAGGAGACGCTGGACACTAGACTGCTCAGCCTCGCTGTTAAACCTGACAAGAGTCAAGCAAATGTAACcctggagaaaagggaattcaTGCCTAACTACTAAAGACAAGAGGATAAACAACAAGAAATGGATATGCATCTTTCCTTCCATGTTGCTTTGTCCAGTTTATGTGTGTATGTCACATCTGAGAATCAAATGTTGACTGGGGGAACCACGCTATTTGTTCAGTACTTTGAAGTCCATTTCCCAAGGCTAGCTAAACTGCATTGCTCAACATGGCAGGTACTGGTTATATGTGACTATTCAGCACTTTAGAAGtggctagtctgaattgagaAGTACCGCAAGTGCAAAACACACGTGAAATTTCAAAGACTCAGTacaaaaaacaatgtaaaatatctcattaataagtttttatattgattacatgttgacaTGGCAGTATTTTGGATagattgggttaaataaaatgtttgaccATGcaacatattttacattttcaaaagcttTCAGAAACCAATAATGCTCTCACTGTATCGCCAACCTAAGAAAGCAGACAGCTTGCTGGGTAACTTGAAAACTTAAAACAGTAGCACTATTATTTGCTCTTAGTGttcatattctttcttccctAATTAAATCACAGGCTTAAGAAATTAGTTTTGGCTAACTACCTTTGACCTCCTAACACAATCATATATTACCTGAAAGGCGCTGTGTTAAATGCTCTACATGTTAGGCTCTTAAACaataaccttgaaaaagaaaattaaaagaactgaTGGTGTAAGCAACTAGTCTCATCTCACATACTAAGTGGTAAAGGTGAGAACGAAACTCAATTCTGCATGACTTCAAACCCCAGCTCTTCATTTATAGAACGCCTCTCAACTAGACATTATCTCCTCTGGACTCTCACAGAAATCTACCTGTTACTCTCTCCTTTCTACCTCGCATTACAGATATACTACTAAATTTTAAGTTCTTAAAAGACAAGATGCATATCTGACTCACCCTTGCGTACCCTGCAGTATCCAGCATTGAGCTTCGCAAAAAATATATGTCTAATTAATACTggcatattaaagaaaaaatggtagTTCCCCCGATCCTTAGAAACCAGACAAAAATGTCAAGCTCTTCTTAGACATAACATTGTCTCGAACAATATATCCTGAGTTAACAAGTATCACATTATTTGGTGACTTCTCAAAAGCTTTAATCTTAACATGGTTAATTCTAGTAGTTACTATTACAGGGATCAAGAAATggagtactggggcacctgggtggctcagttggttaaacctctgccttcggctagggtcatgatctcggggtcctgggatcaagccccgaattgggctccctgctctgccggaagcctgcttctccctctccctctgcctacttgtgcaataagtaagtaaaatctttgcaaaaaaaaaaaaaaaaaaaaaaaaaggataagaaatggAGTACACAATCTGCATTTAGAAACTCTGCCAGACAACTTCCTAAAATATCTTAGCAGGATGAatcaaaatgtttcttttgtttttcatgatcaTACTCACCATAACAGTCTAGCATCAGCAGTAAGTCCCGCAATTGAGATACCAATATGGTTGTCAAcatggagaatttttttctgatgagcTGCAAGCTCTGACTGCGCTCTCTAAATATAGACATTATAAAACACAAAGacacatttataatttcattatttacaCAGTGAAACTTACATTTGTTAGTCCCATTTTCTACATGAGGAAGATTTATTTACTGCCTCACTCACCTTCAATGCAACCAACACTGCATGGGTTTTTGATTTTAGACCAACTGTGGCTGAACCTTGCTTGACAGCTTCCATTGCATACTCAATTTGATGAATTCTGCCctaaagagaaaacaacaacacatCTTAGAGTCATCTTACAAGacccttttatatatttaaaattgatcTAGTGTTCCCAAATCTCAGGTGAATATAGTTAAatctgaaatgatttttcttttaattaggaAACTTACTTTAATGATAAATTTAGGTTCCAGGAATGTCTAAAATGATTATATTCCATTTTCTCACAGCCAACAATTTcatgagtttctttctttctttttaaagtaggctccacacccaaagtggggttcaaactcaccaccccaagatcaagagttgcatgctctaccagtGAGCTAGCTAGGTGACCCTCTAAAGCCACTTCACAGataaagtataaaacatttttacCTGAGGGCTCCAAACAGTGACATCATTGTCATACTGGTTGCGaaactgaaagtaaaagaaaaaaaccctattaAGAACATTACAAATTCCAATTTTTAATAAGCCCTATCACTAAAAAATGTCCTCCCATCTGCTTCTATCATGCTGTTAATACAACCTCATTAGAAGATTACTCAGTTGCAAACAAATTCTAAATTTACCCTGAGTTAGAAGGAAGGAACAGATCTAGATGGGACCTAACTTCCCAACTTTCAATTCTACCACTGTCTGTAGCACTCCCTTTGGGTTCAATTACCGAAGTTCATAGTGTCAACTTTGCTTCCCTTCTCTGCTTATGCTCTTCCCTTATACTGGGCCCTAATAAAAAGAGTTAAAAGcactctttttctttaaactaaCTCAAATGTCTACGTCTTTAAGTCTTCCCCATCTTTTCTCCCAAAATTCCAACACATACTCCTATCAGTTCTTTATCTACACGTCCCTTTCTATTTTGTGATTAGGGACATGGCAGATTTATCTTTGAACCCTACtgcacttaaaacagtgccttGTACATATAAACACTcaaattgaatgaataaacacaagAATGTTCTCAGGAAGTTACATGTTGACACAAATAGCTACAGCATCAGAACCATTACTGCTTTAATAAGGATATTAAAACAAGTCTACTAGCAGAATGTTGGGAGAATAATCTGGGGACGGGGGAAGAGTGAGAAAGTTGAGTGCTGGAATGGCAGATGAGGCTGGAAGCCATGAGCCTAGGTGGTAACCGTGATATCACCACTTCTCTCAGCCGCGGTTTATTCATCCATAAAACTAGGTGACTCGACGAAGTGATTGAAAAGAACCCTTTCTGATCAAGCTCTAGGGGAGACTGAAATCAGATGGACCCACAAGTAAAATGGACGCTATCCTGGAACCCAAACCCTGGAACCAAGTCTGCACTGGCAGTACAGTGAAGCCGCGAAGTCCAGTCCCTATTTCCTCCGCTCTCCCACACAGAGCACGAGGGGCCACTCTGGGCCGCTCGGAACTACTCCCCTGAAGGAACTGGAGGGGCGAACTCGGCAAGCTGACCGAGGAAGTAGTGCCGAGGCCCGGCAGAAAACGAAACGAACCCCGAGGAATGGCCGCAGCGACTACCCACCGCCCCTCTCCCGGCCAGGCCGGAGATGCTGAATCACTACCGGAACCCTCCCGTTGGCGGAGGCTCCCACACCCCATGGCCCCGGGCCGCTCTGAGGATGACAGGAGGGGCGGCTCGCCATCCCCCCGCGGGCGGACCTCAGCCCCAACCCTGCCCGCGCTCAGAATCCAACGCACCATGGTTCCGGCGCGGGTCTGGCTGCGGCCTCCTGCGAGGCGCGGATTCAGAAAGGTTGCCGAAACTACCGTTCGGCGATCTGCAGAGAAGCCTTCGGGATTTTGACGGAGGCGGCGCAGGGCAGGGCAGTCTATCCTAGAGATATCGATAGACACCCAACGCTTCCCCGCCCTTAAAGCTCTCGGCCCCTCCAAAGTGGGCGCGGCCTCGGAGGAAGGAGGAGTTGAGGTTGGCGGGAAATCTCGGGCTAGGAGTACCCGCGGCAGCTAAGAGCTGCGGGATGGCCACTACAAAATCGCCCCTTTCGGATTCTCAGTGATGATTACCTGTGTGTTGCAGATTCCCGCCAGTTCCTCACCCGCCCTGCCGATACACCCGAAATCCATCGGAGGCGACGCCTGCGACTCCAGGTGATCCAGTGTGCCGCTGGACATCTCTCATTCAGGATCCACAGAGATTTGGGGTGTTGTGTGACTGGGAGAA is a window from the Ursus arctos isolate Adak ecotype North America unplaced genomic scaffold, UrsArc2.0 scaffold_23, whole genome shotgun sequence genome containing:
- the PSMA1 gene encoding proteasome subunit alpha type-1 isoform X1 produces the protein MFRNQYDNDVTVWSPQGRIHQIEYAMEAVKQGSATVGLKSKTHAVLVALKRAQSELAAHQKKILHVDNHIGISIAGLTADARLLCNFMRQECLDSRFVFDRPLPVSRLVSLIGSKTQIPTQRYGRRPYGVGLLIAGYDDMGPHIFQTCPSANYFDCRAMSIGARSQSARTYLERHMSGFMECNLNELVKHGLRALRETLPAEQDLTTKNVSIGIVGKDLEFTIYDDDDVSPFLEGLEERPQRKAQPAQPADEPAEKADEPMEH
- the PSMA1 gene encoding proteasome subunit alpha type-1 isoform X2, which encodes MEAVKQGSATVGLKSKTHAVLVALKRAQSELAAHQKKILHVDNHIGISIAGLTADARLLCNFMRQECLDSRFVFDRPLPVSRLVSLIGSKTQIPTQRYGRRPYGVGLLIAGYDDMGPHIFQTCPSANYFDCRAMSIGARSQSARTYLERHMSGFMECNLNELVKHGLRALRETLPAEQDLTTKNVSIGIVGKDLEFTIYDDDDVSPFLEGLEERPQRKAQPAQPADEPAEKADEPMEH